A region from the Triticum aestivum cultivar Chinese Spring chromosome 3D, IWGSC CS RefSeq v2.1, whole genome shotgun sequence genome encodes:
- the LOC123079994 gene encoding peptidyl serine alpha-galactosyltransferase — MAAAIAGAVAAALLLPLLWPAVAVSAAGEGRRLHTLFSVECGDYFDWQAVGLLHSLRKAGQPGGVTRLLSCAPDQLASYRGLRIGHTLQVPSYSRHPRTGDWYPAINKPAGVVHWLEHSPEADNVDWVVILDADQIVRGPIIPWELGAEKGKPVAAYYGYLKGCDNILAQLHTAHPEFCDKVGGILIMHIDDLRALAPLWLSKTEEVRQDKSHWSTNITGDIYGMGWISEMYGYSFGAAEVGLRHKINDDIMIYPGYTPRIGTEPLILHYGLPFKVGNWSFSKLEHHEDGIVYDCNRLFPPPPFPREVEVMESDPNVKRALYLSIECINTLNEGLLLHHTSVGCPKPQWSKYLSFLKSKRFSELTKPKYWNSLKVENKLTVQHVALSKSRHPKIHTLFSTECSSYFDWQTVGLMHSFRISGQPGNITRLLSCTDEELKNYKGRDLAPTHYVPSMNRHPLTGDWYPAINKPAAVLHWINHVQTDAEFIVILDADMIMRGPITPWEYGAKLGHPVSTPYDYLIGCDNILAKIHTRNPSACEKVGGVIIMHIDDLRRFAMLWLHKSEEVRADKDHYATNITGDIYASGWISEMYGYSFAAAELNLRHIIKSDILIYPGYVPLPGVNYKVFHYGLRFGVGDWSFDKADWRNADIVNTCWAKFPEPPDPSAITKGDQNARERDLLSIECGKALNKALYLHHKRRNCPRLSTTIGSISKKIEEVLTSNKSERVTQRSSTTTIGRNVEPMDVTRQQAVERATDTVSRVHGSKRLARSSKMWIFAVWAISVVVFLLVISMFFSDRRRSASRSRASRSQKAHNLTMKQTV; from the exons atggcggcggcgatcgccggcgcgGTGGCGGCCGCGCTCCTGCTGCCGCTGCTGTGGCCGGCCGTGGCGGTGTCTGCCGCGGGGGAGGGGCGGCGGCTGCACACGCTCTTCTCGGTGGAGTGCGGCGACTACTTCGACTGGCAGGCGGTGGGGCTCCTCCACAGCCTGCGCAAGGCCGGGCAGCCCGGCGGCGTCACCCGCCTCCTCAGCTGCGCCCCCGACCAGCTCGCCTCCTACCGCGGCCTCCGCATCGGCCACACTCTCCAGGTCCCCTCCTACAGCCGCCACCCCCGCACCGGCGACTG GTACCCGGCCATCAACAAGCCTGCAGGGGTGGTGCATTGGTTGGAGCACAGTCCAGAGGCGGACAACGTCGATTGGGTCGTGATCTTGGATGCAGACCAGATTGTTAGAGGCCCGATTATTCCTTGGGAACTCGGAGCTGAAAAAGGCAAGCCTGTTGCAGCTTATTACGG GTACCTGAAGGGTTGTGATAACATCCTTGCACAGTTGCACACTGCACATCCAGAATTTTGTGACAAAGTTGGCGGAATTCTGATCATGCATATCGATGACTTAAGGGCTCTAGCCCCTCTGTGGTTGTCAAAAACTGAAGAAGTGAGGCAAGATAAGTCCCACTGGTCAACTAATATTACTGGTGATATATATGGCATGGGGTGGATCAGTGAGATGTATGGGTACTCATTTGGCGCTGCAGAA GTAGGTCTAAGACACAAGATAAATGATGACATAATGATCTACCCAGGCTATACTCCAAGAATTGGCACTGAGCCACTTATCCTGCACTATGGTTTGCCATTTAAAGTTGGAAATTGGTCCTTCAGCAAGTTAGAACACCATGAGGATGGTATAGTTTATGACTGCAACCGCTTATTTCCTCCACCTCCATTCCCTAGAGAG GTTGAGGTGATGGAATCTGACCCAAATGTGAAACGGGCCTTATATCTAAGCATCGAGTGCATTAACACATTGAACGAAGGGCTTCTTTTGCATCACACATCTGTTGGCTGCCCGAAACCACAGTGGTCAAAATACTTGAGCTTCCTTAAAAGCAAAAGGTTCTCAGAGCTTACAAAACCAAAGTACTGGAACAGTCTAAAAGTTGAAAACAAATTGACTGTACAGCATGTTGCATTGTCCAAAAGCAGACATCCAAAAATACACACCCTTTTCTCAACCGAATGTTCGTCGTATTTTGACTGGCAAACTGTTGGGCTCATGCACAGCTTTCGTATAAGCGGTCAGCCTGGTAATATTACACGCTTATTGAGTTGTACAGACGAGGAATTGAAGAATTACAAGGGCCGTGACCTTGCTCCCACACATTATGTTCCATCTATGAACAGACACCCACTGACAGGGGACTG GTACCCAGCAATTAATAAACCAGCAGCAGTTCTCCATTGGATTAACCATGTGCAGACTGATGCTGAGTTCATTGTTATCTTGGATGCTGATATGATCATGAGAGGTCCCATCACTCCATGGGAGTATGGTGCAAAACTTGGTCATCCTGTTTCAACTCCCTATGA TTATCTCATTGGGTGTGATAACATACTTGCCAAGATACACACTCGCAATCCATCTGCATGCGAAAAGGTTGGTGGTGTCATTATCATGCATATTGATGATCTCCGACGTTTTGCTATGCTGTGGCTGCACAAATCAGAAGAGGTTCGGGCAGACAAAGATCACTATGCGACAAACATTACTGGTGATATATATGCCTCTGGCTGGATAAGTGAGATGTATGGTTACTCTTTTGCAGCAGCCGAG CTTAACCTAAGGCACATCATAAAGAGTGACATATTAATATATCCAGGCTATGTTCCTCTGCCTGGAGTAAATTACAAGGTTTTCCATTATGGGCTGAGATTTGGTGTTGGTGATTGGAGCTTTGACAAGGCTGACTGGAGAAATGCTGATATTGTAAACACATGTTGGGCCAAGTTCCCTGAACCACCTGATCCATCTGCTATCACGAAAGGCGATCAAAATGCACGGGAGAGGGATCTTCTCAGCATCGAGTGTGGCAAGGCTTTGAACAAGGCCCTATACTTGCACCACAAACGCCGAAATTGCCCTCGACTAAGCACCACCATAGGCAGCATCTCGAAGAAAATTGAGGAAGTTTTAACCTCCAATAAATCAGAGAGAGTTACACAACGGTCGTCCACGACTACAATTGGACGAAATGTGGAGCCCATGGATGTGACCAGGCAGCAGGCTGTTGAAAGAGCCACAGACACTGTATCACGTGTACATGGATCAAAGAGACTAGCGAGATCATCAAAAATGTGGATTTTTGCTGTTTGGGCAATATCTGTGGTAGTTTTCTTACTGGTAATCTCGATGTTTTTCTCGGATCGAAGGAGAAGTGCTTCGAGATCTAGGGCTTCCAGAAGCCAGAAGGCCCACAATTTAACTATGAAACAAACAGTATGA